The sequence atcctggatGGAAACCGCCccgacccaggggtaggaccttgcccgTGGCCTCGgggaacctcctgaggttctccagccccacttctccatcgtgtccaggtccctctgggtgacatcccgtccttctggtgtggaaCTGCCCCCCTGGGCTTGGGGTCACCTCCAAACGGGCTGAGGACGCCCTCGATCTCGCTGTCGAGATCACTGATGGAGATATTAAGGATGATTTTGAGGGATATCGTGTCTTAAACCGCAACGTGGAACACCAGGACAGGATCTTCTGCTTTACGGTGGGAAATGATCCCAAAGGCATCACGATTCCCACCGGACAAAGGGGTGGGATGGGCTCCTGAGGCAACACTGGAAACGAGGATGAAGAACTAACGAGCACCAAAGCACTTTGAGCCGTCAAGGACGACATTCCCGGCAGGATTCGGTGCTCGGGGCGAAGGCGGCAGGAATTGGCTGCTGCCTGGAAAAGCACTTTGGTGTCAAGAGATCGGATCAACGGAGATGATGGAACTCCGAACTCCGAGATGGAGTTTGGAGATGAAGAAGGACACACCTTTTGTGGTCCCAAAAGCTGCGCCAGCGCATCCGGCACAGAGAACGTGGGCCAAATCCATCCCGTTTGGAGAAGGGAGTCGGATTGAGCCGCGGTGCAGGAATGTGCTCCACAGCAGCCCAACCACAACCAGAAGAGCCGAGAGAGGTGAGGAAGAGGCACACAAAGAGCTCAGAGGAGGCTGAAATCCCGATGGAAACACCCGTTTTCCCCTTGAGGGAACACCGTTCCCTAGTGGCGACGGATCTTCCCACCTCCGCCCATCTCCACACCCTCCCAGCACCGAGGGACACCCGGTGtggtgggagaagaagggagaagttgggatttccctctccctcagcCAACTGGAAACCACcggccaaaaaaaaccccccatGGACTCACTTAAATTGAGGGGTCCTTCGTCATCCACCGGCGGCCACGGGGCCTTCGGCGAGCTCGGCAGCGGGCTCAGCGACAGCTTGGAGCTCTTCTCCTCCGGGTTTTTCGGAGACGGAGAACCTGAAAGGGTGGGCGGCACCTTCTTAAGGATGGGGGATCCCGGTTGGGAGAGGCTCTTGGAGAAGCCGGGAGGGGATTTGATGGCTTTGTTAATTGGCCCATCGGAAAGGCGGTCGGCGGCTTTGCCGAGAGCCAAGAGCGTGGGCCGAGGGGAAGCGGTGGCGTCTTTGGGAGAACCGGATTTCTTCCCGAGGACAGGAGTTAAGGAGCTCCCGTCAGGTTTGACTTTCTGTTTCATCAGTTCGTAAAGCAAATCGATGGGAGCGCCGCTGCTCTCCGATTCGGCCACTCCGAGTTGCCGGAGGTGGGAACGCGCGTGGCTGGAAAGGCCTTTGCGGGTCTCGAAGCAGGCGCCGCACACCTCGCACGTCGTCAGGTTCTgggctgaaagagaggaggaaaaaaaaagagaggaaaaatgaaaagcaggacTTGGTCCCACCTGGAGGAACACTGAGCAGCCTCCGGCCTCGCCGCTTCTCCATCCCAAAGGATCTTTCCCACCCCAAAGCCTCATTTTGAGCACCGAGACGCATCGTGCGGGCAGGGAATAaagcagggaagaggcagaCGGGCTGTGGGGACAACGGGATCACCGCTCCGGATGGATTTTCTGCTCCAGGTGGTTCCAGAGTGGTTCTAAGGTGGTTCCAGAGCTGCAGGCAAGCTCCAAAGCGGGAGAGAGAGGGATCCCAAAGACATCGTTTGAGAGGAACGATGTTCATTAGGAGAGGAAGGACGGATTGAGGTGGTTTAAGGAAGGCAAGGAACATGGATGAGGTCTGGGAGCTTTGGAAAACCGCTGGCACCGCggaaagaaaagggacagaACGCAGCGAGACTGAAACAGAAGGGATATAAAGCAGTGAGACTGAAAAAGAAGGGATATAAAGCAGTGAGACCGGAAAAGAAGGGATATAAAGCAGTGAGACTGGAAAAGAAGGGATATAAAGCattaagactgaaaaagaaggGATATAAAGCAGTGAGACTGGAAAAGAAGGGATATAAAGCAGTGAGACCGAAAAAGAAGGGACATAAAGCAGTGAGACTGGAAAAGAAGGGATATAAAGCAGTGAGACCCAAAAAGAAAGGATATAAAGCAGTGAGACCCAAAAAGAAGGGATATAAAGCactgagactgaaaaagaagGGATATAAAGCAGTGAGACTGGAAAAGAAGGGATATAAAGCAGTGAGACTGGAAAAGAAGGGATATAAAGCAGTGAGACCCAAAAAGAAGGGATATAAAGCactgagactgaaaaagaagGGATATAAAGCAGTGAGACTGGAAAAGAAGGGATATAAAGCAGTGAGACCGGAAAAGAAGGGATATAAAGCATTGAGACCGGAAAAGAAGGGATATAAAGCATTGAGACCCAAAAAGAAAGGATATAAAGCAGTGAGACCCAAAAAGAAGGGATATAAAGCAGTGAGACCCAAAAAGAAAGGATATAAAGCAGTGAGACTGAAAAAGAATGGATATAAAGCATtgagactgaaagaaaagggacaTAAAGCAGTGAGAGCGGAGTACAACACAGCACAGCGTCTTAATTAGAGGATTAATTAAGTAAAAGAACGTGCAGATTGTCTTGGAGCGGTTAAAGCAACGCACGGTCCCTCTTGGCCCAAAATCCCGGGGCTGGATGCTCGGAGAGGAtggaaaggcagggaaaaggcTCACCTTTGGCGTCCTGCGGCTCCGGTTTGCTCCCCGGCGGCTCCGGCGACAGTTTGGTCCCCatgcgggcgggcggcggctcCAGCTGCGCCGGAGGAGGAGCGCTTTTCTTTGGGAGAGGGGGTGATCCCACTTCCATGGCCACCAGGTCGTCCTCTTCCGGAGCCAGAACTGCCGAGAGAAGGACGGGTTTGGTTCCTGGGGTGGAGAAGGGCTCCGACGGGCTCCAAACGGGACCATCCGGACACGGGATTCGGGGCAGAAGGCTCCAAACGGGATCATCCGGACATGGGATTCGGGGCAGAAGAAATCGGGAGCGTGTGGggacaggaaagagaagggcGGCGTTTCTCTGCCGGAGAAGGGAATGGTGGTGGATCCTTGAGGAAAAGGACAGGGATGGTGGTGGATCCTTGAGGGAAAGGACAGGGATGGTGGTGGATCCTTGAGGAAAAGGACAGGGATGGTGGTGGATCCTTGAGGGAAGGGACAGGGATGGTGGTGGATCCTTGAGGGAAAGGACAGGGATGGTGGTGGATCCTTGAGGGAAAGGACAGGGATGGTGGTGGATCCTTGAGGGAAAGGACAGGGATGGTGGTGGATCCTtgagggaaggggacagggatggtggTGGATCCTTGAGGAAAGGGGATAGGGATGGTGGTGGATCCTTGAGGAAAAGGACAGGGATGGTGGTGGATCCTTGAGgaaaggggacagggatggtggTGGATCCTTGAGGGAAAGGACAGGGATGGTGGTGGATTCTTGAGGGAAAGGACAGGGATGGTGGTGGATTCTtgagggaaggggacagggatggtggTGGATCCCTGAGgaaaggggacagggatggtggTGGATCCTTGAGGGAAAGGGACAGGGATGGTGGTGGATCCCTAAGGAAAGGGACAGGGATGGTGGTGGATCCTTGaggaaggggacagggatggtggTGGATCCTTGAGGAAAAGGACAGGGATGGTGGTGGATTCTTGAGGAAAGGGACAGGGATGGTGGTGGATCCTTGAGGGAAAGGACAGGGATGGTGGTGGATCCTTGAGGAAAGGGACAGGGATGGTGGTGGATCCTTGAGGAAAAGGACAGGGATGGTGGTGGATTCTTGTaggaaggggacagggatggtggTGGATCCTTGAGgaaaggggacagggatggtggTGGATCCTTGAGGAAAGGGACAGGGATGGTGGTGGATCCTTGAGGAAGGGGATAGGGATGGTGGTGGATCCTTGAGGAAAAGGACAGGGATGGTGGTGGATTCTTGAGGGAAAGGGACAGGGATGGTGGTGGATTCTTGTaggaaggggacagggatggtggTGGATCCTTGAGGaaaaggacagggatggggacactgtggggacactgtgggaaggggacagggatgggacactgtgggacagggacagggatggggacactgtgggatggggacagggatggggacactgtggggctccctgtgggatggggacagggatgggacgctttggggtccctgtgggatggggacagggatgggacgctttggggtccctgtgggaaggggacagggatggggacactgtggGGCTCCCTgtgggatggagacagggatggagacagggatgggacactgtcggatggggacagggatggggacactgtggggtccctgtgggatggggacagggatgggacactttggggtccctgtgggaaggggacagggatggggacactgtggGGCTCCCTgtgggatggagacagggatggagacagggatgggacactgtcggatggggacagggatggggacactgtggggtccctgtgggaaggggacagggatgggacactGTGGGGCTCCCTCTGAGATggggaccgggatggggacactgtggGGCTCCCTCTGGGATggggaccgggatggggacactgtggGAAGGGGACACTGTGGGATGGGACACTGTGGGGCTCcctgtgggatggggacactgtgggatggggacagggatggggaccgggatggggacGGTTCGGGTCTCCCCGTGGGACGGGGACAGCGGGGTCTCCTCGGAGAAAGGAGCGATCCCGGCTCTTCCCCGCGGGCCGTTGGCAGCCCGGGGCGGTGCCCGGGGCCGGACGggttttcccccccctcctcttcccctcctcgCCGCCCCCCGGGGCTTTCGGGGGTGTCGGGActcgcccccccctccccgctcccctgAGGAACCGGCGCGGCAGCACCGGGACCCTCCGCGAGGGACAAAGCCGGGACAAAGCCGGGCCGCGAGCGGACAAAGGAGGGCGGTGGCTCGGCCGCACCGGCCCCGCCGGGGCCTCCCCCGCTCGCTTTACCGCGGGGCTCGGCCGGGCCCGGCGGAGGCCGCGATTCGGGcccggggggggcggcggcggcggcgctggatggggggggtgggggggggggcgcggggggaggGGTTGGGCGGTCCCCGGGGCTCCGGGGCGGGGTCGGCGGAGGAGAGGAGGGGCCTCACCGGGCTCGGGGGCCGCCTCGGGCTCGGGGTCGCCGTCCCCGCCCCGATCCCGGTCTCGGGGtcgcggcgccgccgccgccgctttTGTCACTTTGGGCTGCGAGGAGGTGGAGGCCGCCATCTTGGCTCCGGCGCACGCGGAGCGGCCGCCAGGGCGGCGCGTCGAGCGCCGAGACCCGCGCGCCCCCGAACGCACACGAGGCCGCGCGGTCGAGCGCCGAGTGGAGGGATCGCCAGGAGGAAACGCATTGAGGGGAAAagtggaggggggggggacggACGGACACCAGAGCGTCGAGCGCCGAACCGCCAGGCCACGCGGTCGAGCGCCGAGTGCGGGATCGCAACGGAAACgcattggggggggggggggggggggatggaggggggagAAACACACCAGGGCGAGCGCCGCGCAATCGAACGCCGAATCATCGAGCGCGAGGGGGGGTAGTGAGGGAGCGCCGAATAATCGAGCGAGGAGACCAGGGGGGCCCATAGCGAGGTGTGGGGCAGcgggtgtggggcaggagccCCATAGGGCCGCCCTTCggcctgctcctgccccacagcgcgGCCTCAGGCTCGGCTGCCTTCAGCCGCGGCGGGAAACGGCGCTGCTGTTGCCCCATAGCTCActcagccccacatctcagccccacagcctcccctcagccccacaacTCAACCCCACAgcgccccctcagccccacatctcagccccacagccccacatcccagccccatagcgcccTGTCAGCCCCATATCtcatccccacagcccctcctcagccccacagcgccccacacTATGGGCAGGATGGAAATGGGGCCTCCCCATagctccctcagccccacagccccccccagccccacatcctcccctcagccccacatcccagccccatagcgccccctcagccccacatcccagccccatagagccccctcagccccacatctcagccccacagcctcccctcagccccacatctcagccccatagccccccctcagccccacatctcagccccacatctcagccccacatctcagccccacagccccacatctcagccccacatctcagccccacagccccccctcagccccacatctcagCCTCAcagtgccccctcagccccacatctcagCCTCAcagtgccccctcagccccacatctcagccccacatctcagccccccctcagccccacatctcagccccacagcccccccacagccccacatctcagccccacatctcagccccacatctcagccccacactggaggagaggaggaaggagagaatgCGATGGAAACGCCGTTTTGGAAGGGAGAAGGCGGCGGTGGATGAGGAACCCAAAGGCCTCGGGATGGGGGTCAAAAGATGGAGAGGAGGGGCTGTGGGTCGGGGTGGGGCGaggggggcagttgggggtcAAAAGATGGAGATGAGGGGCTGTGGGTcgggatgggacgaggggggcagttgggggtcAAAAGATGGAGATGAGGGGCTGTGGGTCGGGGTGGGACGaggggggcagttgggggtcaaagatggggatggaggagctgtGGGTCGGGGTGGGACCAGGGGGGAACTTCAGGGGTCaaagatggagatgatggaagaTCTCCTGGAAGATCCCAGGAGAAATGTCctcctgggagggtggagaGGTCCCCATGGCCCCGAGCAGCggttcctccatccctggaggggttgaaggccacatCGGATGGAGGTCGGAGCCCCCGATGGGTCAGGAGGTGTCCCCACAGTAGGAGTGGGGTTGGATGGGCgttgaggtccttccaactccacccattccaggattccatgAACTTCGGGTGGAGGAAAGGATGGGGGAAGCTTTGGTGGTTCAGATCCCTCCGTCGGTTTGCATCTGAAGGAGCTTGAGAAGAGGCGGGAGATGGACAATCCACCTGCTCCGAGGTGAGAAGAGAGCCAAGGAGCCCAAGGTTGATGTTCTCCAGGAGGAACCGGAGAAGCCCAGGAGCTGCGGTCTCCATGCGGTGACAACCCTGAGGGTCTCCTCTCAGCAGCTTTGGAGACCTTTGGGGTAGAAGAGCGATTCCCGAGTCCTCAAACACCCCCAAGAAACCACAGttggaaaaggggagggagaagcatCTGGTGGTGTCACCACTGAGTTCTTTGGAGCTCCACAGCCTGGAATGTGTCCAAAGGAGAGAAGGGGGATGGTGGGAAGAGCAGAGGAGCCACGAGGACCACTGctcagcccggagaagagaaggttgagGGGTGACATGGTGGATGTCCCCATGGACGATGAGCAGAGAGGGACTTCTTGAAGGTGTCAGATCCAAGGGAACGGCTTAAAGCTCCGTCAGGAGAAGGTCGGATGGGCCCCTGGGGAGGACTTTGGCATGGACAGGGTGGTCAAGCACCAGAAGGAGCTCCTCAAGGACGAGATCGTGGCCCCAAGTCCGTTGGCGGACAAGAACCGTTGGGAGAACCTTCTTAGCTATCGGGTTTCTCCATGAAGTTGCCTCCAGGTGGGAGTGACGTTGGTGACCCTCATGGGTCCCTCCACACCGGAAGGTCCTACGGATGTTCGAACTGTGCtcaaaagaaggagaagatgcAGCCAAGGACACGGTGGGGTCAAACCTCACTTCCAAGTCCTCATCCTGGAGTTCCAGACGAGCGGAAAGCACCTGGAGGaccatctcctcctcctgaaGACCCACGCGAGGCTGGATGAGCTCTGGAGGAGCAGGACTTGTCTTCTCCGGCTCTGCTGAGGGTGGAAGCTCCACCACCAAGAGAAGATTTGCTCCTCACGCGTGAGGAACCGTTTCGCCGTAAGGGGTCATCAAGAGGAAGAAGGTCTCCGGCAGAAGACCCTGGAGACCACGGGGGGACTTCAatccaggaggagaaaaggcaacGGTGGTGCTTCCCGATGGGTGACAACAACGCggagggaggagaagatgaggtggaggaggaggaggaggtggtgatTGCCCAACATCTCCCAACGCCTGCCAAGATCCCCACGTGTCCTCCGGGACGGCCGCCAGCGGGCTCGGAGCCAGGAGACGCCCAAGGAACGGCGCCAACGGTGCCACCGAGGacggggacgggggggggaTCTCCTCGGAGAAGCCACCAAACTCCAAGAGGACAACTCGGAGCCAGAAGTCATGGGGGGAAGAataaagagaggagaaaaaagaaggtcCTTCAACCTTCAAAGATGTCAAAAAGCGGAGCAGATGGTGGAACCACCAATGGGTCACAGCCCGGACTGGGATGGACACGAGGGGGGAGAACCCTCCAAAGCTCAGAGGTGGCCAACGGCCACCAGGGGTGAAGCCGTGGAGGAACATCAACAGCTGAGGCTCTAAGATCACAGCTGGAAAGAGGAGATGGGAAGatcctggaatgggttgggttgggagggacctcaacGCCCACCCAGATCCACCATgaatcctggaatgggttggaagggacctcaacgCCCATCCGGCCCCACCGCTGCCgtggggacacctcccgctggagCAGGGGCTCCAGGactcatccaacgtggccttcaacccctccagggatggagcagccgcTGCTCGGGGCGACGtggacctccccaccctcccaggaggACGTTTCTCCTCAAGATCTCCCCTCAATGTCcatctttcagctccaaactgTTCCTTTCATCCCCTCCGCGGCTCTCCCGGAGCCCCTCTCCTACTGGAAGATCCTCCAAGGTccccccagaaccttctctcctccaggctgaacaaccccaactctcagcccaTCTCCTCcgggaggttctccaacccTCAGATCACCTCCGTGGCCTCCAGAGCCGGACGTGAAGCTCCAGGTTCCAccaggaatcatggaatgggttggaagggacctcaaagcccatccagatccaccatgaatcctggaatgggttggaagggacctcaaagcccattcagttccaccccgaatcatggaatgggttggaagggacctcaaagcccatccagatccaccacgaatcctggaatgggttggaagggatctcaaagcccatcagttCCACCTCAAGCTGAAGCTCCACCGATGGAGGAGAACCAACGCAGACGCAAACCCCTTTGAGAAGGCCCTTTGCCGCTCTCCCTCGCAGCTCTCCAGACCTGAGGTCCCATCCCGCCTTCCGCCcaaccttctcctcccccccaCGACGGCGCTTTGGAAGTTTCCTGATGGAAACCTCATTCCTAAACGCGACGCCTTGAAAGGCCAAAGCCCCAAAGCTCAGCTTCCCGGTGGGATCCACCCCTCGAGAGGCCACACCACCTCCATCCACCACAGCTCCGAGTTGGTTGAGCCCCAACCGTACGTCCCCACCAAATTCCACCCATTAATCCCACCCCCGTCCTCCGAGAAGGTCCCGTTCTGGGAAGAGGAACACCTTGAGGGCCAACTCACCGTCTCTGTAGACCTGCAAGGACTCATCCACCCACGCCGTGGGGAACGGAGACAACGGAGAGCGCGGAACGCCGCCCTCGGCTCCGGAGACGACGCTTTTGGGCGTCACCAAGCCGTGAggttctctctctcttcccgGAGACGACGGTTCCATCGCCAGAGCCGCCTGCACCAACGGATGCTCGGAAGAGTTGGCCAAGAGCTCCTTGAGGATGTTGATGGGCGAGATGGTGAGTTCCCAGTTGGTGATTCCAAAGTCCCTCAGGTGGGCGCGGGCGTGGCTGGAGAGCCCGGCGCGCGTGTCGAAGCCGGCGCCGCAGAACTCGCAGCGCATGAGGCTGAAGGTGCTGGGGTCAAAGTTGGCCACTGcggaaagaagaagaagaagaccACCATCAGCGACGCTGAGAaactccccttctccctccaaaaaaaacccaaaccggAGCTTCTGAGGGAGGAACCGAACCCACCACGGTGGTGGTCACCACGGTTGCGGTTGAGCCCCATCGCCATACGTACCCAACTCgtggtgggaggagaaaaaccCACCGGTTGGAGCCCGAAAAGAGAAAGCGAAGCGGTTTGGGTACATActaccttttttcttcttcttttggaaGGAGAACTTTTGCTCAATAGCTTTGACTTCTTCTGCCGAGATGAAATGACGGACGTTGTAGCTCACCCCGACCCTGTTGAGGTGACCCCTCACGTGGTTGGCTAAACCGATGCCGTTGTGGAAGCGATCCGGGCAGTACGGACACTTCCTCTCTTCGTTCTTCAACATGGGCGAATCTGAGTCCAAGAAGTCATCCAAGTCCAGAGTTCCCTCCAGAGGAGCATCCAAGAGGAGAACGTCCAAGGGAAGAGGTTCTTCCAGCATGAAATCCCGAGGAGGGAACACggttttcttcttgaagagcTTCCGAGGGCGCTTCTTGGCCTTCGGGTGGAGGCTCATCTCCTCCAGCAGGACGAGGGGCACCATCATCCGCagctgctgccgctgctccTCCGTCGCTATGGACGAATCGGTGGCTTTCAAGGTGTCTCGGAAGGTCCTCTTGAGGTCCAGAGCCGCTTGAGGGACAGCGACGGCTTTGCCGCTTCGCTTCTCGCTCAGATCTATTTCGGTGCTGATGGAGATCTCCTCTTCCACATTCCCAACGTCGTTGGCCAACGCCCACTTGTGCCTCAGTTCCTCCAACCCCACCGGTTGGTTTCCGAGGCCGTCGCCTTCTCCTTCGAGGCGTTGTCCTCCcgttttcttcttcagctgctgaagagcCACGTGGGAAGAAGCTTTGCTGgaggaaaaacccaaagcctTGGGAGGAGCGACGTACGGAGCCGCTTTCCTACCGGGAAACCCTGAGCCGTGGTGGTCCTTCCTCCCGGCGCCGTTGCTCCTGGGGAGCCTGGGAGAGGTCGGACCAAAGCCGGCGATGGTTTCATAGTGGGAGACGCTTTCCcggtgaggaggagggaaaaaccGTTCGGCTTTGCCGAAATACTCCACCTCGGCGAAGCGCCCGGACCTGGCGGGGCTGTAGGCATCTCGGCTGGTTCCTGGTTGGTTGGGATCATCTTCGTACCCTTCCGCGTCCCAGTTGAGGTGGGAATGAGCGTATCTCATGTGCTCCTTGAGGATGTCGTTGTTGGGAGCCGGGAAGCCGCAGAGGACGCAGGTGAGGAGAGCTTTGGCGGTGCCGGGTGGGGGCTCGTTGGTTTGGAAGGGTTTGTAGATGCCGTGCGTGGTGGCATCGTCTCGTAGTTCTCCGCCGGTGCCGCTTCCAAAGAGATTGAGGTTCTTGGCCCCTTGGTCCTTCCTCTCCTTGACGTGCATCTTGGCGTGTTGGACGAAGATCTTGGAGGAGTTGGTGCCGAAGACGCATTTGGGGCACTGCAAACGAGCGTCTCGACCTTCGTCTGGAAACTCATTCAACTTCTGGATCTCCTCGATGATCTTCTCCCGGGATTCTTGGTGGAGCCTCTTGTGCTGCTCCAAAGCCGTGGGGTCTCCAAAGGCCCAACCGCATTCGTTGCAGCAGAACTGGCATTGACCTCCCAAAGCGTCTCCGTCTTGGTCCCCGCCGGCTCCTCGGTTGTGTTGGAGCATGTGATCCATCAGATGGTCCTTCTTCTTGAAGTAGATGCTGCACTCGATGCAGGTGTAGACGGAGGGGTCGTCGTCGGGGCCCACCTCCTccttgctctgctcctccaccaccaccccgcAGACGTAGGGCCTCACCTCCACGTCGTACGAGCTGCACGGAGCCGCCTCCAAGGCCATCAGCGGGATCCTCTCCACCGAGTCTTCTGCGTTCACCGTCCACGACTGTTTGCCCACGGCGAGGTCTCCGCTCAGCTGAAGACTCGGCTTTTGGATGGTCCACTCGGCCGCGGCGAGGGCGTCGATCTCGCCCAAGTCCGCCTCCACCATCAGCCCCTTCCTGAGGCTCGAGGAGCTCTCCAGGCCTTTGGCCTTGGGGAGGACAGGGTTTAAGGTCTTCCGGAACACGGTCGGAGTCAACGGAGGAGGCACTTCACGCCCGACGTGGCCTCGGAAGGGCGAAGCGGTTGCTACATCCGTTGGCTTCGTCACGTCCTTGTAAGGAGGACTTGGGCTCCTGGTGGGTCGAGGAACCCACTCGAACCTCTGGAGGCCCCTCTTGCTCTTCTCTAAGTGCTCTCGGTGGAGACCTTCGAGTTGCTTTGGTTCCTTTGGAAGATACGGCTCTTCTCCGGCCCCGAGCGATGTCCCGGCGCCCCCCTCGCCCCCATCCATCTCCTCGGCGTCGCTCTCCGGTTCCACCCGGATGGCGTTTCCACCGTGGGGCTCCACCAGGAACGTCGACTCCTTCACTCCTCGCGCGTCCTTGGAGTCCCTCAAGGTGGAGAACCTCTCTAAAGTGCTTTCGTCGCTGCCCGCGGAAGGGGTCCACTCGGCGGCGGTGGCCACGCTGCGAAGGTCTACGGAGCTTCTCACCTCCGCCCGGTACAAACCCTTCTGGAAGTCCAAACGTTCGTCGTTCGTGGAGCTGCAAAGGAGTTGGGGAAGAGTTTAAGGAGGTGACACAAAGGAGTCCACGGACAAAAGGGTTCTCCAAGACCCAAAGCGAGTCGGCGCCGTTCTTACGGCACAACGATGGGTTGAGGATTTCATGGTGACTTCCATACGGTCCCCAAGATTTGGGACGTAAAGGAGTCCATCCCTTCCCACAAGCGTTCCCACAGCTTCTCCTGCGCTTACTCCAAGCGCCGCCCACCCATCTCCACATCCTCTCCCTCCAGCGGTTCCTCTGCGTTCACTCCAGGTGatggtccccatccccacgtctcccacctccacctcagcttctcctcccctcttccctctgaACTCCTTGAGATGTTCACAGGTGATGGTATCCATCCCCACGTCTCCCACCTCcacctcagcttctcctcccctcttccctctgaGCTCCTTGAGATGTTCACAGGTGatggtccccatccccatgtctcccacctcctcctctcgCCCCTCTCACTCTcatcttctcctcccctcttccctctgaACTCCTTGAGATGTTCACAGGTGatggtccccatccccacgtctCCCACCTCCACCCTCAGCGACTTTGGGTCACCCTCGGTGGCTTTGGGTCACCCTCAGCGGCTTTGGGTCACCCTCGGTGGCTTTGGGACACCTTCAGCGGCTTTGGGAGACCTTCAGCACCGTTGGGACACCATAGAAGCTTTGGGACACCCTCCATGGCTTTGGGAGACCTTCAGCCCCGTTGGGACACCCTTCGAAGGTTTGGGACAACCCTACGTGG comes from Cuculus canorus isolate bCucCan1 chromosome 30, bCucCan1.pri, whole genome shotgun sequence and encodes:
- the WIZ gene encoding protein Wiz isoform X2 is translated as MAAAATTTTEAAEATPGPRSTPSRCRRRAGRARRDVFRPRRREGGGGAARAEPEAAAAAAGAVGAPRGDLKGPWPRRGGAAGGRSRSRSRAGGGAEEEPGGSGAARGFFRRSLAAHPPQCRRGGFFRVTQPHHRGMEKHLASFSEHQGDGGSRSLLMPPEATQETFPALECPQGEERRAAFLQDGKKALENSALSTTTMETELEEDAFYTADDLTMRSRDGKGPSGPKLRPLQEDPDFFSSLSRQEPDVALEAHDVADEPGPALSGAVSASAPRTDLGSTNDERLDFQKGLYRAEVRSSVDLRSVATAAEWTPSAGSDESTLERFSTLRDSKDARGVKESTFLVEPHGGNAIRVEPESDAEEMDGGEGGAGTSLGAGEEPYLPKEPKQLEGLHREHLEKSKRGLQRFEWVPRPTRSPSPPYKDVTKPTDVATASPFRGHVGREVPPPLTPTVFRKTLNPVLPKAKGLESSSSLRKGLMVEADLGEIDALAAAEWTIQKPSLQLSGDLAVGKQSWTVNAEDSVERIPLMALEAAPCSSYDVEVRPYVCGVVVEEQSKEEVGPDDDPSVYTCIECSIYFKKKDHLMDHMLQHNRGAGGDQDGDALGGQCQFCCNECGWAFGDPTALEQHKRLHQESREKIIEEIQKLNEFPDEGRDARLQCPKCVFGTNSSKIFVQHAKMHVKERKDQGAKNLNLFGSGTGGELRDDATTHGIYKPFQTNEPPPGTAKALLTCVLCGFPAPNNDILKEHMRYAHSHLNWDAEGYEDDPNQPGTSRDAYSPARSGRFAEVEYFGKAERFFPPPHRESVSHYETIAGFGPTSPRLPRSNGAGRKDHHGSGFPGRKAAPYVAPPKALGFSSSKASSHVALQQLKKKTGGQRLEGEGDGLGNQPVGLEELRHKWALANDVGNVEEEISISTEIDLSEKRSGKAVAVPQAALDLKRTFRDTLKATDSSIATEEQRQQLRMMVPLVLLEEMSLHPKAKKRPRKLFKKKTVFPPRDFMLEEPLPLDVLLLDAPLEGTLDLDDFLDSDSPMLKNEERKCPYCPDRFHNGIGLANHVRGHLNRVGVSYNVRHFISAEEVKAIEQKFSFQKKKKKGMANFDPSTFSLMRCEFCGAGFDTRAGLSSHARAHLRDFGITNWELTISPINILKELLANSSEHPLVQAALAMEPSSPGREREPHGLVTPKSVVSGAEGGVPRSPLSPFPTAWVDESLQVYRDVLAPEEDDLVAMEVGSPPLPKKSAPPPAQLEPPPARMGTKLSPEPPGSKPEPQDAKAQNLTTCEVCGACFETRKGLSSHARSHLRQLGVAESESSGAPIDLLYELMKQKVKPDGSSLTPVLGKKSGSPKDATASPRPTLLALGKAADRLSDGPINKAIKSPPGFSKSLSQPGSPILKKVPPTLSGSPSPKNPEEKSSKLSLSPLPSSPKAPWPPVDDEGPLNLTSGSEPVRDIRCEFCGEFFENRKGLSSHARSHLRQMGVTEWYVNGSPIDTLREILKRRTQPRSGTSNPTGPGKAMAKSLLGSMGSLEPRGPGELHIPTLSKKVQQPGSPLGHSPTSSPPPTARKMFPGLSPPSLQKKLKQDHLRLEIKREMMAGGLHGEPHPSDCTWPPREEMSPLNLSSRADPVRDIRCEFCGEFFENRKGLSSHARSHLRQMGVTEWSVNGSPIDTLREILKKKTKPCVIKKEPHLSSIEPPKSIGEEGTDPKSPGKILQGMALTPLGGRPGKPSAGTSALSREISLSPLTTKAQGGFLAPLATKRPLPEDRLGPHGEIKHKSYIQTELAFKSKTVHEKPAHTSSEACCELCGLYFENRKALASHARAHLRQFGVTEWCVNGSPIETLSEWIRHRPQKAGAYRSYIQGGRPFTKKFRNSGHAGGARRMPLSLQAGSVAFLSKGLPGELAHGDAGKLLDGGSGGERPMITSPLSLVKMEEHQRSNINKFERRQARPLDPPLHREEEGAEFQQKLEAARQPPPRVRPVPSLVPRPPRTSLVKFVGNIYTLKCRFCEVEFQGPLSIQEEWVWHLQRHILEMNFSKADPLRSDAAPAAPEPPALAEAQ